In Camelina sativa cultivar DH55 chromosome 16, Cs, whole genome shotgun sequence, a single window of DNA contains:
- the LOC104752389 gene encoding glyceraldehyde-3-phosphate dehydrogenase GAPCP1, chloroplastic, with product MAFSSLLRSAAAASTTVASPRADFFSSPASDHSKVSSNLGFSRNLKSSRFSSGISSSLQKRNARSVQPIKATATEVPPAFKRSSSSGKTKVGINGFGRIGRLVLRIATSRDDIEVVAVNDPFIDAKYMAYMLKYDSTHGNFKGSINVIDDSTLEINGKKVNVVSKRDPAEIPWADLGADYVVESSGVFTTLSKAASHLKGGAKKVIISAPSADAPMFVVGVNEKTYQPNMDIVSNASCTTNCLAPLAKVVHEEFGIVEGLMTTVHATTATQKTVDGPSMKDWRGGRGASQNIIPSSTGAAKAVGKVLPELNGKLTGMAFRVPTANVSVVDLTCRLEKGASYENVKAAIKYASEGPLKGILGYTDEDVVSNDFVGDSRSSIFDANAGIGLSKSFVKLVSWYDNEWGYSNRVLDLIEHMALVAASH from the exons ATGgccttctcttctctcctcaGATCTGCCGCCGCCGCCTCCACCACGGTTGCTTCTCCTCGCGCTGACTTTTTCTCCTCCCCGGCCTCTGATCATTCTAAG GTGTCGTCAAATCTTGGGTTTAGTCGCAACCtgaaatcatcaagattttcaTCTGGGATATCTTCATCTCTACA AAAACGCAATGCAAGAAGTGTTCAGCCCATCAAAGCCACGGCTACAGAAGTGCCACCTGCATTTAAAC GGTCAAGTAGCAGTGGAAAGACAAAGGTTGGGATCAACG GTTTTGGTCGGATTGGAAGGTTGGTACTCCGCATTGCAACATCCAGGGATGATATTGAGGTTGTGGCAGTGAATGACCCATTCATTGATGCCAAATACATG GCTTACATGTTGAAGTATGATTCTACTCATGGAAATTTTAAGGGAAGCATCAATGTCATTGATGATTCTACTTTGGAGATCAATGGGAAGAAGGTCAATGTTGTGAGCAAGAG AGATCCAGCTGAGATCCCATGGGCTGATCTTGGAGCTGATTATGTTGTTGAGTCTTCTGGTGTATTTACCACCCTGTCCAAGGCTGCATCCCATTTGAAG GGCGGTGCCAAGAAAGTTATAATTTCTGCCCCTTCAGCTGACGCACCTATGTTTGTTGTTGGAGTGAATGAGAAGACATACCAACCAAACATGGATATAGTCTCCAATGCAAGTTGTACCACCAATTGTCTTGCCCCTCTTGCCAAG GTGGTGCATGAGGAATTTGGTATTGTTGAAGGCTTGATGACAACTGTCCACGCAACTACAG CTACTCAGAAAACTGTTGATGGGCCATCAATGAAGGACTGGAGAGGAGGCCGGGGCGCTAGTCAAAACATCATTCCTAGCTCAACTGGCGCTGCGAAG GCTGTTGGTAAAGTTCTTCCAGAGCTGAATGGGAAACTTACGGGAATGGCCTTCCGTGTACCAACAGCGAATGTTTCTGTTGTGGATTTAACTTGTCGACTTGAGAAGGGTGCCTCTTACGAAAATGTTAAAGCAGCCATTAA GTATGCCTCAGAAGGGCCTCTTAAAGGCATTCTCGGGTACACAGATGAAGATGTCGTCTCCAACGATTTCGTAGGTGATTCAAG GTCCAGTATCTTTGACGCCAATGCCGGGATTGGATTGAGCAAGTCCTTTGTGAAACTTGTCTCTTGGTACGATAACGAATGGGGTTACAG CAACCGAGTTCTTGACCTTATAGAGCACATGGCATTGGTAGCAGCCAGCCACTAA
- the LOC104752391 gene encoding pentatricopeptide repeat-containing protein At1g79540: MKPQMLFRSVIQFYSKPSWMQRSYSSGNSEFNISGEVVSILAKKKPIEPALEPLVPFLSNRIITSVIKDEVNPRLGFRFFIWASRRERLRSRESFGLVIDMLSQDNGCDLYWQTLEELKSGGVSVVSYCFCVLISAYAKMGMAEKAVETFGRMKEFDCRPDVFTYNVILRVMMREEVFFMLAFAVYNEMLKCNCSPNLYTFGILMDGLYKKGRTTDAQKMFDDMTGRGISPNRVIYTILISGLCQRGSAEDARKLFYEMKASGNSPDFVAHNALLDGFCKLGRMVEAFELLQLFEEDGFVLGLRGYSSLIDGLFRASRYTQAFELYANMMKKNIKPDVILYTILIQGLSKAGKIGDALKLLSSMASKGISPDTYCYNAVIKALCERGLLEEARSLQLEMSETESFPDRCTHTILICSMCRNGLVRKAEEIFVEIEKSGCSPSVATFNALIDGLCKSGELKEARLLLHKMEVGRPASLFLRLSHSGNRSFDNMVESGSILKAYRDLAHFADTGNSPDIYTYNVLINGFCRAGDIDGALKLLNVLQVKGLSPDSVTYNTLINGLYRVGREEEAFKLFYAKDDFRHSPAVYRSLMKWSCRKRKVLVAFSLWMKYLKKISCLDDETANEIEQCFKEGETERALRRLIELDTRKDELTLGPYSIWLIGLCQTGRFQEAMMVFSVLREKKILVTPPTCVKLIHGLCKREQLDAAIDVFLYTLDNNFKLMPSVCNYLLSSLLLSREKLETVSQLINRMERTGYDVDSMLRFKLLKLHRHRKQVMIYP; the protein is encoded by the coding sequence CGTTTCTTTATATGGGCATCGAGAAGAGAGCGTCTCAGGAGCCGAGAGTCTTTTGGTTTGGTCATTGATATGCTCTCTCAAGATAATGGGTGCGATCTTTATTGGCAGACCTTGGAGGAGCTCAAATCTGGTGGTGTCTCTGTCGTTTCTTATTGTTTCTGCGTTTTGATCTCAGCTTATGCTAAGATGGGTATGGCGGAGAAGGCTGTGGAAACGTTTGGAAGGATGAAGGAGTTTGATTGTAGACCCGATGTGTTCACGTACAACGTGATATTGCGAGTCATGATGCGTGAAGAGGTCTTTTTTATGTTGGCTTTTGCTGTGTACAATGAGATGCTCAAGTGCAATTGTTCACCTAATCTATACACGTTTGGTATTTTGATGGATGGGTTGTATAAGAAAGGGAGAACCACTGATGCACAGAAGATGTTCGACGATATGACTGGTAGAGGGATTTCGCCTAACAGAGTTATCTATACGATTCTCATTTCAGGTTTGTGTCAGAGGGGAAGTGCTGAGGACGCTAGAAAGCTATTTTACGAGATGAAAGCGAGCGGTAACTCTCCTGATTTCGTCGCACACAATGCTTTGCTTGATGGGTTTTGTAAATTAGGTCGGATGGTTGAAGCATTTGAGCTGTTGCAGCTTTTTGAGGAAGATGGTTTTGTGCTTGGTCTTCGAGGTTATAGCAGTTTAATTGATGGATTGTTCAGAGCTAGTAGATACACTCAGGCATTTGAGTTGTATGCaaatatgatgaagaagaatatcAAGCCTGACGTCATTTTGTACACGATTTTGATTCAAGGGTTATCTAAAGCTGGTAAGATTGGGGATGCATTGAAGCTGTTAAGCAGCATGGCAAGTAAGGGCATTAGCCCGGATACCTACTGCTACAATGCTGTTATAAAGGCTCTATGTGAGAGGGGACTTTTGGAAGAGGCTCGGTCCCTCCAACTCGAGATGTCAGAAACTGAATCCTTCCCTGATAGGTGCACGCACACAATTCTCATTTGTAGCATGTGCAGGAATGGTCTGGTTAGGAAAGCTGAAGAAATTTTTGTGGAGATTGAGAAGAGTGGTTGTTCTCCTTCGGTTGCTACGTTTAATGCTTTAATCGATGGACTGTGCAAGTCCGGTGAGCTCAAGGAAGCCAGGTTATTGCTGCATAAAATGGAAGTGGGGAGACCTGCTTCCTTGTTTCTAAGGCTTTCGCACAGTGGAAACCGGAGCTTTGACAACATGGTTGAATCCGGTTCGATTCTCAAGGCATACAGGGATCTTGCACATTTTGCTGATACCGGGAATTCTCCAGACATTTATACTTACAATGTTCTTATAAACGGGTTCTGCAGAGCGGGAGACATTGACGGTGCTCTCAAGCTTCTCAATGTGCTTCAAGTGAAGGGTTTATCCCCTGACAGCGTCACTTACAACACTCTCATCAACGGACTTTATAGAGTcggcagagaagaagaagcttttaaactcttttacgCGAAAGATGATTTTAGACACAGTCCAGCGGTTTACAGATCGCTCATGAAATGGTCATGTCGGAAAAGAAAGGTCTTGGTGGCTTTTAGTCTATGGATGAAATACCTAAAGAAAATATCTTGTCTGGATGATGAAACAGCTAATGAGATCGAACAGTGTTTCAAGGAAGGGGAAACCGAGAGAGCTTTAAGACGACTTATTGAATTGGATACCAGAAAAGACGAGTTAACTTTAGGACCTTACTCAATATGGCTGATCGGGTTATGCCAAACAGGGAGATTTCAGGAGGCCATGATGGTATTTTCAGTTttaagggagaagaagatactCGTCACACCTCCGACTTGTGTCAAATTGATTCATGGACTCTGCAAAAGAGAACAACTTGATGCAGCAATAGATGTGTTCTTATACACTCTAGATAACAACTTCAAGCTAATGCCTAGCGTTTGCAACTACCTCCTAAGCTCCCTCCTGCTGTCAAGAGAAAAACTGGAAACTGTTTCTCAACTTATAAACAGGATGGAGCGTACAGGGTACGATGTTGACTCGATGCTTCGATTCAAGCTTTTGAAACTTCATAGACATAGAAAGCAGGTCATGATATATCCTTAG